A genomic region of Candidatus Methylacidithermus pantelleriae contains the following coding sequences:
- a CDS encoding transaldolase family protein, whose translation MERMRGLGRAVSKGLAQKLSQWITDGETASPFTRVEFTSHPLLSALKALGTEHIWADTADFRELSDLVVARNEGGTVWLYRELDGNTTNQPLVAKVIDRYVTSQESELERWAEDLRRWEPTLGSGELAIALYSILNGRLGREIESAWNRPDRPWEVSLELHTGLAGNPSAAKEVARALSRSVPGALVKVAFCPDHPETILVARDLEKEGVRVNFTATFSTRQVVAAALLAAPQRTNIFMGRLSQGLGSELLGEQVVLCTQRGLRRLRQRFGVPTRNIVASMRRWQTFVLAAGCDIYTAPYTVLKDFLAQREVPAEELRSCAEIDYSDRLQYSARVLERVSREKIEELFTVKAEFWEFLESYARTQEYEKLSDGDRLYHRFEEAGFGDFFYAPTESEWQELRKGKLPDWESPWPQRLALDTLYSLLAIGDFANFQEEMDKKLVRGVEKLLAAAS comes from the coding sequence ATGGAACGCATGAGAGGGCTCGGACGCGCAGTTAGCAAAGGCTTGGCGCAAAAACTTTCCCAATGGATCACGGATGGGGAGACTGCTTCCCCTTTCACCCGGGTGGAATTTACCTCCCACCCGCTTCTTTCTGCTCTTAAGGCTCTTGGAACGGAACATATCTGGGCGGACACTGCCGACTTCCGAGAACTTTCTGATCTTGTGGTGGCCCGCAACGAAGGGGGCACGGTCTGGCTTTACCGGGAGCTTGATGGGAATACCACCAACCAGCCCCTGGTAGCAAAGGTGATCGATCGGTATGTTACGTCCCAGGAAAGCGAGCTTGAACGCTGGGCCGAAGATCTCCGTCGTTGGGAACCGACGCTAGGTTCCGGGGAGCTTGCCATTGCCCTCTATTCGATCCTTAATGGCCGGTTGGGCCGGGAGATTGAATCGGCCTGGAACAGGCCCGATCGGCCTTGGGAAGTGAGTCTAGAGCTCCATACGGGATTAGCTGGCAACCCAAGTGCAGCCAAAGAGGTTGCACGGGCGTTATCTCGGTCGGTGCCGGGAGCTTTGGTGAAGGTGGCTTTTTGCCCGGACCATCCGGAGACAATTCTGGTAGCCAGGGATCTCGAAAAAGAAGGGGTCAGAGTCAATTTTACCGCTACCTTCTCAACACGGCAGGTGGTGGCTGCGGCGCTCCTGGCGGCACCTCAGCGGACCAACATTTTTATGGGACGGCTTAGCCAGGGTCTGGGGTCGGAGCTGTTAGGGGAACAAGTGGTCCTTTGCACCCAGAGGGGGCTTCGCCGGTTGCGCCAGCGGTTTGGGGTACCGACACGAAATATTGTGGCTAGCATGCGGCGGTGGCAGACGTTTGTGTTGGCGGCTGGGTGCGACATTTACACCGCTCCGTATACGGTACTGAAGGATTTTCTTGCTCAAAGGGAGGTCCCAGCGGAAGAGCTTCGGTCTTGTGCAGAGATTGATTATTCGGACCGGTTACAATATTCGGCGAGGGTTTTGGAACGGGTCAGCCGGGAAAAGATCGAAGAGCTTTTCACGGTAAAAGCGGAGTTTTGGGAATTTTTGGAAAGCTACGCGAGAACGCAAGAATATGAGAAGCTTAGCGACGGCGATCGTTTGTACCACCGGTTTGAGGAGGCTGGGTTTGGCGACTTTTTCTATGCGCCGACTGAGTCCGAATGGCAAGAGCTTCGAAAAGGAAAGCTTCCGGATTGGGAGAGCCCGTGGCCGCAGAGGCTCGCATTAGACACTTTGTACAGTCTTCTGGCGATTGGGGATTTTGCCAATTTCCAGGAGGAAATGGACAAAAAATTGGTCCGAGGGGTTGAAAAACTGCTTGCAGCTGCAAGCTAA
- a CDS encoding DUF2147 domain-containing protein: MIWPLWVILLCFPAFLGELHAGRAEEMRANSLSVTGRWIEFDEATGKPHIIIRILCQQGEYRGIIERPIQILPDDDPKGLCRCCKGALHNQPIIGMTILWGMKKSGPGEWSGGHVLDPRNGTIYQASLRLQENGNKLLVRGYVLSPLFGRSEVWERVNP, from the coding sequence ATGATTTGGCCACTTTGGGTCATTCTCCTTTGTTTTCCTGCTTTCCTCGGGGAACTCCACGCCGGGAGGGCAGAAGAAATGCGCGCCAATAGCCTGTCAGTAACGGGCCGGTGGATCGAATTTGACGAGGCTACAGGAAAGCCTCACATCATCATCCGGATCTTGTGTCAACAGGGTGAGTACCGCGGGATTATTGAAAGACCCATCCAAATCCTTCCCGATGATGATCCCAAGGGGCTTTGCCGATGCTGCAAGGGGGCTTTGCACAACCAACCCATTATCGGAATGACCATCCTTTGGGGAATGAAAAAGAGCGGCCCGGGAGAGTGGTCAGGGGGGCACGTGCTCGATCCCCGGAACGGAACCATCTACCAGGCCTCTCTTCGCCTCCAAGAAAACGGGAACAAACTTTTGGTCCGCGGCTACGTCTTGTCCCCCCTTTTTGGGAGAAGCGAGGTGTGGGAACGGGTCAACCCGTAG
- a CDS encoding APC family permease, translating to MLRQDPPHPTAPGQSERVDSFPSIPFSSAVALVVADMIGTGVFTSLGFQLEELHSAFAILTLWILGGLLSLCGALSYGELGAAFPRSGGEYRLLGRIFHPALGFAAGLVSLTVGFPAPVALSAMAFGGYAARGLGLTLSPKILALALVVLVTLVHMGGIPESARFQNGATLLKIVLILSMIVAGMLAPKASGLALEPVPEEIREFLSPSFAVALVYVLYSYAGWNAAIYIAGELENPRRLLPLALITGTTFVTLLYVLFHAVLLCLAPPAVFQGQLEVAMVAGKLLFGPWGARIVAIALCLGLVSSVSAMVWAGPRVAMAMGEDLPQLRWLAKKNQGGNPSIATALQGITACLFLLSGTFSQVLSYIQWTLQLCSFLTVLGVMVLRYREPELPRPYRTWGYPWTPLLFLVASLWVLIHLLHSRPMESLCGAATLLAGVLVYYLPIFNQGARPPQNV from the coding sequence ATGCTTCGGCAAGATCCTCCCCACCCTACAGCTCCCGGGCAGTCTGAAAGGGTCGATTCCTTTCCCTCCATCCCTTTTAGCAGTGCGGTAGCCCTTGTAGTAGCAGATATGATTGGCACCGGAGTCTTTACAAGCCTTGGGTTTCAATTGGAAGAACTCCACTCCGCCTTTGCCATTCTCACTCTGTGGATCCTGGGAGGTCTTCTTTCTCTTTGTGGTGCCCTATCCTATGGAGAACTCGGAGCTGCCTTTCCCCGTTCAGGCGGTGAGTACCGCTTGCTTGGACGAATTTTCCACCCAGCCCTTGGGTTTGCTGCGGGCCTTGTCTCGCTAACCGTGGGCTTTCCAGCCCCGGTTGCCCTCTCAGCGATGGCTTTCGGAGGCTATGCGGCCCGTGGTCTTGGGCTAACTCTTTCACCCAAGATTCTCGCGCTAGCCTTGGTGGTACTGGTGACCCTGGTTCACATGGGAGGAATTCCGGAAAGTGCACGCTTTCAAAACGGAGCTACCCTTCTTAAGATTGTTCTTATCCTCTCTATGATCGTCGCAGGGATGTTGGCTCCCAAAGCCTCGGGGCTTGCCCTAGAGCCAGTCCCTGAAGAAATACGGGAATTCCTTAGCCCTTCCTTTGCCGTAGCCCTGGTCTATGTCCTTTACTCCTACGCCGGCTGGAATGCCGCCATCTACATTGCCGGTGAACTCGAAAATCCCCGCCGGCTTCTTCCTCTGGCTCTGATCACCGGCACCACCTTCGTCACCCTGCTGTACGTTCTCTTTCACGCAGTCCTCCTTTGCCTCGCACCTCCGGCGGTCTTTCAGGGGCAACTGGAGGTAGCTATGGTCGCCGGAAAACTTCTTTTCGGTCCTTGGGGAGCAAGAATCGTAGCTATTGCTTTATGCCTCGGGCTTGTGTCTTCGGTGAGTGCCATGGTTTGGGCCGGTCCTCGAGTGGCTATGGCAATGGGAGAGGATCTCCCCCAGCTGCGATGGCTCGCGAAAAAGAATCAAGGAGGCAATCCCTCCATCGCCACAGCTCTCCAGGGGATAACGGCCTGTCTTTTTCTTCTCTCGGGAACTTTTTCTCAGGTACTTTCCTACATCCAGTGGACGTTACAACTCTGTTCCTTTTTGACGGTCTTAGGCGTGATGGTGTTGCGATACCGAGAGCCTGAGCTTCCCCGGCCCTACCGTACCTGGGGATACCCATGGACCCCTCTGCTTTTCCTTGTTGCCAGCCTTTGGGTACTCATACACCTCCTACATTCGCGTCCGATGGAATCCCTCTGCGGGGCGGCTACTCTTCTCGCCGGTGTTTTGGTCTACTACCTTCCCATCTTCAACCAGGGAGCAAGACCACCCCAAAACGTTTAG
- a CDS encoding serine hydrolase domain-containing protein: MNRFWFFALFGALIAFRASTPGAIAEIPRGWKEAARYSAEHNGFAFLILKSGRVVFEDYSRADRDCPYRIYSGTKGFWALAAVAAVQDGILSLDERVSDSVPEWRRDPIKKQVTVRQLLNFTSGLEPGFFLHGSGFEDRDRIALHLPMVARPGSAFLYGPSSLQVFHHLLEVKLARYGETPKQYLERRVLRPLGLGPQRYLEDGKGNPLLATGFVMTARQWARLGNALVRGGRPIVEPRFLQACFEGSRANGAFGIGFWTNRQASLRHAREVSIEGMLHHKWWQQDWTRACICKDAPVDLVAAVGSGSQRMYVIPSQGLVIVRQGWDRSFSDAHFLRLFFSGTEFQTSAKKAQHLVPASQESLTKASRKKHAIVAAREVGVTARERGGRLDSP; encoded by the coding sequence ATGAACCGGTTTTGGTTTTTCGCTCTGTTCGGGGCATTGATAGCCTTTAGGGCATCAACGCCAGGCGCAATCGCGGAAATTCCCAGGGGATGGAAGGAGGCCGCCCGCTATTCAGCTGAGCACAATGGTTTTGCGTTTCTTATCCTTAAATCTGGGAGGGTGGTTTTTGAAGACTACTCTCGGGCAGACCGTGATTGTCCTTATCGAATCTATAGTGGCACCAAAGGATTTTGGGCTTTGGCCGCTGTGGCGGCGGTGCAAGACGGAATTCTTTCACTGGACGAGAGAGTGTCCGACTCGGTACCGGAATGGCGTCGGGATCCCATCAAAAAGCAGGTCACGGTCCGGCAACTCCTAAATTTTACCAGCGGTCTGGAGCCTGGTTTTTTTCTCCATGGCTCGGGCTTTGAAGATCGAGACCGGATCGCCTTACATCTTCCCATGGTGGCTCGACCCGGCTCTGCTTTCCTCTATGGTCCGTCTTCGCTTCAAGTCTTTCACCACCTTCTCGAGGTCAAGCTGGCTCGATACGGAGAAACCCCGAAGCAGTATTTGGAACGAAGGGTACTGCGCCCTTTGGGTCTCGGGCCACAACGTTACCTGGAAGATGGGAAGGGAAATCCCCTCCTGGCGACCGGTTTTGTTATGACAGCTCGCCAGTGGGCGCGACTGGGAAACGCATTGGTGCGAGGGGGCAGGCCCATTGTGGAACCACGCTTTCTGCAGGCTTGCTTTGAAGGTTCTCGGGCAAACGGTGCGTTTGGGATTGGTTTTTGGACCAATCGCCAGGCTAGCCTCCGGCACGCCCGCGAGGTATCCATTGAGGGGATGCTTCACCACAAGTGGTGGCAACAGGATTGGACGCGGGCCTGTATTTGCAAGGACGCTCCTGTGGATCTAGTCGCAGCGGTGGGGTCTGGCTCCCAGAGAATGTATGTGATTCCTTCGCAGGGACTCGTCATTGTGCGTCAAGGGTGGGACCGTTCCTTTTCCGACGCGCACTTTTTGCGACTTTTCTTTTCCGGCACGGAATTCCAGACCTCAGCGAAAAAAGCCCAGCATTTGGTTCCCGCGAGCCAAGAATCGCTTACCAAAGCGTCTCGAAAAAAACACGCCATTGTAGCCGCCCGAGAAGTTGGAGTTACGGCCAGGGAACGGGGAGGTCGTTTGGATAGCCCGTGA
- a CDS encoding MBL fold metallo-hydrolase: protein MIPEEGKDTIPWMEAVVLGTADGLARPGRNHAGILLWDKNQSLLLDCGAPVEQWLVGEAMDVGVPSRIWLSHMHSDHVAHFPILVQTLWLRHRKTPLEVSAPAGAVAGLKKLLEHCLLLPEILPFPIHWTGIVPGRKDCWGEWELTAFGTTHLCSGEARFGKYFPTICFCCCGVLVEWPSGSCVYSADLGCASDLRPVVSEPVRILFCELAHVEPADLFRELLGRPVEEVWLIHYPDQWVGQEENLQKIASEAGFTGKVRLAREGMRISL from the coding sequence TTGATCCCAGAGGAAGGTAAGGATACTATCCCCTGGATGGAAGCGGTTGTCCTTGGTACCGCCGATGGTCTGGCGCGACCCGGTCGTAACCATGCGGGGATTCTCCTTTGGGACAAGAACCAGAGCCTGCTCTTGGACTGTGGTGCTCCAGTAGAGCAGTGGCTCGTCGGGGAAGCCATGGATGTAGGCGTGCCGTCTCGGATCTGGCTTTCCCATATGCATAGTGACCATGTAGCTCATTTTCCAATACTGGTTCAAACCCTATGGCTTCGCCACCGAAAGACGCCGCTGGAGGTATCTGCACCTGCCGGGGCCGTCGCCGGGCTCAAAAAACTCCTAGAGCATTGTCTACTTCTTCCTGAGATCCTTCCCTTTCCTATCCACTGGACGGGGATCGTCCCAGGACGAAAGGATTGCTGGGGAGAATGGGAACTCACGGCCTTTGGAACGACCCATCTTTGCAGCGGGGAAGCTCGGTTTGGAAAATATTTTCCTACGATCTGTTTTTGCTGTTGTGGAGTGCTTGTCGAGTGGCCATCGGGTAGCTGTGTGTACTCCGCTGACCTTGGGTGTGCAAGTGATCTCCGGCCTGTTGTCTCGGAACCTGTGCGCATCCTTTTTTGTGAACTGGCTCATGTGGAGCCAGCGGACCTTTTTCGGGAATTGTTGGGTCGGCCAGTGGAGGAGGTATGGTTGATCCATTACCCGGATCAGTGGGTTGGACAGGAAGAGAACCTTCAGAAAATCGCGAGCGAGGCTGGGTTTACCGGGAAGGTCCGGCTGGCACGAGAGGGGATGCGGATTTCGCTTTGA
- a CDS encoding alpha-1,4-glucan--maltose-1-phosphate maltosyltransferase: MSNSLTRWSTPPKKVIAIHRVYPELDCGCFAIQRVLGESIQVEADIFAHGHDRLFCRLLWRHEKESLWHSTSMEDIGNDRWRGTFLVEQLGKYWYTIEAWVDRWGSWLAGTQRRLPTDPDWAIVWEWGAWELAQFLERAQPEDRRQLEELREILLSEKISQEEKISRAQDPILHKITLRYPDPVCITRYCRELPVQVDPKRALFSTWYELFPRSASRVPGQHGTLRDCEARLEYVARLGFDVLYLPPIHPIGRTARRGKNNQPTAAPEDPGSPWAIGDETGGHTAIHPQLGTLDDFRQLVRRARQLGIEIAMDLAFHCSPDHPYVRQHPEWFVRLPSGQIRYAENPPKKYPDIYPFNFEGEGWQSLWEELKRVVLFWVEQGVRTFRVDNPHTKPFAFWEWLLSEVKQLHPDVIFLSEAFTRPKVMYQLAKLGFSQSYTYFTWRNTKEELTCYFEELFHTDVAEFFRPNLWPNTPDILHEYLQKGGPPAFAIRLILAATLSASYGIYGPAFEVCEREPREPGSEEYRNSEKYEIRHWDWDTPTPIRDLIARINRIRREHPALQQNRLFRFHWTDNPAILAYSKWTADGKDRILVVVNLNPFHVQSGFVEVPIESWGLPASGYLVEDILAGIPYHWEGNRGFVILDPSKTQAHILWVRGP, translated from the coding sequence GTGAGCAACTCCCTTACGCGTTGGTCAACACCGCCCAAAAAAGTCATTGCCATCCATCGTGTCTATCCCGAGCTCGATTGTGGCTGTTTCGCCATCCAAAGGGTTTTGGGCGAATCTATTCAGGTAGAAGCCGACATTTTCGCTCACGGGCATGACCGGCTCTTTTGTCGGCTGCTATGGCGCCATGAAAAGGAAAGCCTGTGGCATAGCACTTCCATGGAAGATATTGGGAATGACCGCTGGCGTGGAACGTTCCTGGTCGAACAATTGGGTAAGTATTGGTATACCATTGAAGCCTGGGTGGATCGGTGGGGCAGCTGGCTCGCCGGAACGCAGCGACGTCTCCCTACAGATCCTGACTGGGCAATCGTGTGGGAGTGGGGTGCCTGGGAATTGGCACAATTTCTAGAAAGAGCCCAGCCAGAGGACCGCCGTCAGCTGGAAGAACTTCGGGAAATTCTTCTCTCTGAAAAGATTTCGCAAGAAGAAAAAATCTCTCGTGCCCAGGATCCAATACTCCATAAGATTACTCTTCGCTATCCCGACCCCGTTTGCATCACGCGTTACTGCCGGGAACTCCCCGTGCAAGTCGACCCAAAGCGAGCTCTTTTTTCTACCTGGTACGAGCTTTTTCCGCGCTCTGCGAGCCGAGTTCCCGGTCAACACGGAACCCTTCGGGATTGTGAGGCGCGCCTTGAGTATGTGGCCCGGCTCGGTTTCGATGTCCTCTACTTGCCCCCGATCCATCCCATCGGTCGAACCGCGCGGCGAGGAAAAAATAACCAGCCCACTGCAGCTCCCGAAGATCCGGGTAGTCCATGGGCAATTGGTGACGAGACGGGAGGTCACACGGCTATTCATCCGCAACTAGGGACGCTGGACGACTTCCGGCAGCTCGTTCGGCGGGCACGCCAGTTGGGTATCGAAATTGCAATGGATCTAGCCTTTCACTGTTCTCCCGACCATCCGTACGTACGCCAACACCCGGAGTGGTTTGTCCGGTTGCCAAGCGGGCAGATTCGTTATGCGGAAAACCCGCCCAAAAAATATCCTGATATCTATCCTTTTAACTTTGAAGGGGAAGGCTGGCAAAGTCTTTGGGAAGAGTTAAAAAGGGTCGTCCTTTTCTGGGTGGAACAGGGGGTTCGGACCTTTCGCGTCGATAATCCCCATACGAAACCGTTTGCGTTCTGGGAATGGCTCCTTTCGGAAGTAAAACAATTACACCCCGATGTCATTTTTCTCTCGGAAGCTTTCACGCGACCGAAGGTCATGTACCAGCTGGCAAAGTTGGGCTTTTCGCAATCCTACACCTATTTCACGTGGCGCAATACGAAGGAAGAACTCACTTGCTACTTTGAGGAGCTGTTCCATACGGACGTTGCCGAATTCTTTCGACCGAACCTGTGGCCGAACACCCCGGACATCTTGCATGAGTACCTCCAAAAAGGAGGGCCGCCAGCCTTCGCGATCCGACTGATCCTGGCTGCAACCCTTTCTGCAAGCTACGGGATCTATGGGCCGGCCTTTGAGGTTTGCGAACGAGAACCACGAGAACCGGGTAGCGAAGAGTATCGGAACTCGGAAAAATACGAAATCCGTCATTGGGACTGGGATACTCCCACCCCCATTCGGGATCTCATTGCAAGGATTAACCGCATCCGGCGAGAACATCCTGCCTTGCAGCAGAATCGTCTTTTCCGGTTCCATTGGACGGATAATCCTGCCATTTTGGCCTACAGTAAATGGACCGCCGATGGGAAAGATCGCATCCTTGTCGTCGTGAACCTCAATCCTTTTCATGTTCAGTCGGGGTTTGTGGAGGTACCGATTGAATCCTGGGGATTGCCCGCCTCGGGGTACCTGGTCGAGGACATCCTTGCGGGGATCCCGTATCATTGGGAAGGAAACCGGGGGTTTGTCATTCTGGATCCCTCCAAAACCCAGGCCCACATTCTTTGGGTGCGCGGCCCCTAA
- a CDS encoding phosphotransferase: protein MNGVAEIPEILLADSPPIAQRPGGEEAFLSLLRQIPLSVWQAFLSRKRWAGFKNEPIRDAGYRRLFWLTSRENAWALLFWEATTLSGTTVTYFLPLSLEPQPRITDPLWEGSWAIARLRSATRVFLLSDALGQDRFCQAFLCAWLENTKSSSWDGQSCLLWEKGSSFPPSPKLLPVQRPSWEQSHTSLVFGNEVLLKCYRKIEPGKNPEEEFAHFFHNASPCPHVASWLGSVTCRLEKGGEQGVAIAFEYLPEGKDGWSYTLELLREWVKNPLPEKLDLCRSWAGELGRVLFSVHKALSETTGSEAFDPEPLAPQEIKDWKQNLQKEWEETVQLLRFAETKFTPEEKELLEQFFSIAPRFSQTLLQAIPQDWQCRKCRFHGDLHLGQILVTPRGLRVLDWEGEPDRPIAERRRKGCLVKDVAGLLRSFFYLASFLAYEEQNKVGLSEKMAEIPGEVGEAFLARYWEKASLLPTLPRDTELRNVLLGAFCWQKALYELRYECNHRPSWIRIALQSVLWYLKSPFVSFTNEQ, encoded by the coding sequence ATGAATGGAGTCGCGGAGATTCCAGAGATTCTCCTAGCAGATAGCCCCCCGATTGCCCAACGGCCCGGAGGGGAGGAGGCGTTTCTTTCTCTCCTTCGCCAGATTCCCCTTTCGGTGTGGCAGGCGTTTCTCTCCCGAAAGCGATGGGCGGGCTTCAAAAACGAGCCGATCCGGGATGCTGGCTATCGAAGACTTTTCTGGCTGACAAGCCGAGAAAACGCCTGGGCGCTTCTCTTTTGGGAGGCAACAACACTTTCTGGAACCACCGTCACCTACTTCCTTCCCCTTTCGCTTGAGCCACAGCCAAGGATAACAGACCCCTTGTGGGAAGGCTCCTGGGCAATCGCCCGGCTGCGTTCCGCAACGAGGGTTTTTCTTTTAAGTGACGCCCTTGGTCAGGACCGTTTTTGCCAAGCCTTTCTCTGTGCGTGGTTGGAGAATACAAAATCTTCCAGCTGGGATGGGCAGAGCTGCCTGCTCTGGGAAAAGGGGTCCTCCTTCCCCCCTTCCCCGAAACTCCTTCCTGTTCAAAGACCTTCCTGGGAACAGAGCCATACTTCGCTCGTTTTCGGAAACGAAGTTTTGCTCAAATGCTACCGAAAGATCGAACCAGGTAAAAATCCAGAAGAGGAATTTGCCCACTTTTTCCACAACGCATCCCCCTGCCCTCATGTGGCCAGCTGGCTCGGTAGCGTTACCTGCCGGCTTGAGAAGGGAGGCGAACAAGGGGTTGCCATCGCTTTCGAATATCTTCCCGAGGGTAAAGACGGGTGGAGTTACACCCTTGAGCTTCTACGAGAATGGGTAAAGAACCCACTTCCCGAAAAGCTTGATTTATGCCGGAGTTGGGCCGGAGAACTAGGCAGGGTTCTTTTTTCCGTGCACAAGGCGCTGAGCGAAACGACCGGAAGTGAGGCTTTTGATCCAGAGCCCCTGGCTCCCCAAGAAATCAAGGATTGGAAGCAAAACCTGCAGAAGGAATGGGAGGAGACTGTCCAGTTACTTCGTTTCGCCGAAACCAAGTTCACCCCAGAGGAAAAAGAGCTCTTGGAGCAATTTTTTTCTATTGCGCCACGGTTTTCACAAACCTTGCTCCAAGCCATTCCTCAAGACTGGCAGTGCCGAAAATGCCGCTTCCATGGAGATCTTCATCTGGGTCAAATCCTCGTCACTCCGAGAGGACTGCGAGTGCTTGACTGGGAAGGGGAACCGGACCGTCCCATTGCGGAACGACGGCGAAAAGGATGCCTTGTAAAAGATGTGGCAGGCCTTCTCCGATCCTTCTTCTACCTGGCTAGCTTTCTCGCGTACGAGGAGCAAAACAAAGTGGGCCTCTCAGAAAAAATGGCAGAGATACCCGGAGAAGTAGGGGAAGCGTTTCTGGCCCGGTATTGGGAAAAGGCTAGCCTCTTGCCAACCCTGCCCCGGGATACAGAACTGCGCAACGTTCTGCTAGGCGCCTTCTGCTGGCAAAAGGCCCTCTACGAATTGCGCTATGAATGTAACCACCGGCCTTCGTGGATTCGGATCGCGCTCCAAAGTGTCCTCTGGTACCTTAAAAGCCCTTTCGTTTCCTTTACGAACGAGCAATAG
- a CDS encoding DsbA family protein produces the protein MLWTLAFLALWLAHTLPLASGTGPESSRTPAASEILPSESVLQQSLLKAQPKDWVKGNPDAPLTLVEYLDFQCPACRSYAPVIQRLLSEFHGRLLVVVRHHPSNLHPWAFLASLAAEAAGKEGKFWQMHDLLFDRQSEWSSGSDPLSYFESYAASLGIPKEKFREDLNDRTLRARVLADLWSASILGAHSIPSFFLNGHRIPNPKTYDDFRTLVRAAEIQATAEQVHEHADFLVMVDGKPIDFSLPRYQSARGQEKDPKVHLHHGNGHVLHIHARGVTLSYFFQTLGIRFGPEGMVMDDGRKYPNDGGRHWRLFVNGTENHLLERYEPKDLDRILLTYGPLPPQEIQRELAMVPNDACLYSHTCPERGTPPDEECSGLLGSDCP, from the coding sequence ATGCTTTGGACCCTAGCCTTTTTGGCCCTTTGGCTGGCCCACACCCTCCCCTTAGCCTCCGGGACGGGCCCGGAAAGTTCCCGGACGCCTGCGGCTTCGGAAATTCTTCCTAGCGAATCCGTACTGCAACAGAGCCTCCTAAAAGCTCAGCCTAAAGACTGGGTCAAAGGGAACCCGGACGCTCCCCTGACTCTTGTGGAATATCTTGATTTCCAATGTCCCGCCTGCCGGAGCTATGCCCCCGTCATCCAAAGACTTCTCTCGGAGTTCCATGGACGGCTGCTCGTTGTGGTACGCCACCATCCTTCCAACCTTCATCCCTGGGCATTTCTCGCCTCACTGGCAGCCGAAGCGGCAGGCAAAGAGGGAAAATTTTGGCAAATGCACGACCTTCTTTTTGACCGGCAATCGGAATGGTCCTCGGGCTCGGATCCTCTCTCCTACTTCGAAAGCTATGCGGCTTCTCTGGGAATTCCCAAAGAAAAATTTCGAGAGGACCTCAACGATCGTACCCTTCGCGCTAGGGTCCTAGCCGATCTATGGAGCGCTTCGATCCTCGGTGCTCATAGCATTCCGAGTTTCTTTCTCAACGGTCACAGAATACCCAATCCCAAAACGTATGACGATTTCCGAACTTTAGTTCGAGCCGCAGAGATCCAAGCCACCGCGGAGCAAGTACATGAGCACGCCGATTTTCTCGTCATGGTCGATGGCAAACCTATTGATTTTTCTCTGCCCCGCTACCAGTCTGCCCGCGGCCAGGAAAAGGATCCCAAGGTTCACCTCCACCACGGTAATGGGCATGTTCTTCATATCCACGCTCGAGGAGTAACCCTCAGCTACTTTTTTCAAACGCTGGGTATTCGGTTTGGTCCCGAAGGGATGGTCATGGACGATGGACGGAAGTATCCAAACGATGGTGGGAGACATTGGCGTCTTTTTGTCAACGGCACGGAAAACCATCTTTTGGAGCGGTATGAACCCAAGGATCTGGATCGAATTCTTTTGACTTACGGGCCCCTACCTCCCCAAGAAATCCAGCGTGAACTTGCCATGGTTCCCAACGACGCCTGCCTCTACTCCCACACCTGTCCAGAACGCGGAACCCCACCGGATGAGGAATGCAGCGGGCTTTTGGGGAGCGATTGCCCGTAG